In a genomic window of Chromatiales bacterium:
- a CDS encoding dephospho-CoA kinase — translation MLRIGLTGGIGCGKSTVAGLFARHHVPVIDSDLIAREVVAPGQPALEEIVQTFGREMLQADGRLDRAALREAVFHDREALDRLNAIVHPRVRAAIATGLGQIDAAYCIVVVPLLIEAGMTDLVDRILVVDCDRDVQLARILDRDGMTRELAEAILASQADRETRLGQADDVIDNNADIAGLTAQVDVLDRRYRGLAGARGGDV, via the coding sequence ATGCTGCGCATCGGCCTCACCGGTGGCATCGGTTGCGGCAAGTCCACCGTCGCCGGGCTGTTCGCACGGCACCACGTCCCGGTCATCGACAGCGACCTCATCGCCCGCGAGGTGGTCGCCCCCGGGCAACCCGCGCTCGAGGAGATCGTGCAGACCTTCGGTCGCGAGATGCTGCAGGCCGACGGCCGTCTCGACCGGGCCGCGCTGCGCGAGGCCGTCTTTCATGACCGCGAGGCGCTCGACCGCCTGAACGCCATCGTGCACCCGCGGGTACGCGCGGCGATTGCCACGGGTCTCGGCCAGATCGACGCGGCCTATTGCATCGTCGTCGTGCCCCTGCTGATCGAGGCGGGCATGACCGATCTGGTGGACCGCATCCTGGTGGTCGACTGCGACCGCGACGTACAACTCGCCCGCATACTCGACCGGGACGGCATGACCCGCGAGCTGGCCGAAGCCATCCTGGCCAGCCAGGCGGACCGCGAGACCCGACTCGGGCAGGCCGACGACGTGATCGACAACAATGCCGACATCGCCGGACTCACGGCGCAGGTCGATGTGCTGGATCGTCGCTATCGCGGGCTGGCCGGCGCACGCGGCGGGGATGTGTGA